Proteins encoded by one window of Chryseobacterium foetidum:
- a CDS encoding ribonuclease HII has protein sequence MNQLIKKYSEYIEAGCDEVGRGCLCGPVVAAAVIIDETFEQHLIDDSKKLNFKTRIDLDSYIKDHVKCYAIHELPPSYIDEHNILNASIHAMHGALDNLSIRPEFILVDGNRFHPYNFIPHQCIIKGDSKILAIAAASVLAKNYRDKLMMELHHEFPEYGWNTNFGYATKYHQQALVKYGPTLHHRRSFRLKYD, from the coding sequence ATGAATCAATTAATTAAAAAATATTCTGAGTATATCGAGGCCGGTTGTGATGAAGTGGGGCGAGGCTGTCTTTGTGGTCCCGTAGTGGCTGCGGCTGTGATTATTGACGAAACTTTTGAGCAGCATTTAATCGATGATTCTAAAAAACTTAATTTTAAAACAAGAATTGACCTTGACTCCTACATAAAAGATCATGTGAAATGCTACGCTATTCATGAGCTACCCCCATCTTATATTGATGAGCACAATATTCTAAATGCCAGTATTCATGCAATGCACGGAGCTTTAGACAATCTCAGCATCCGACCTGAATTTATTCTTGTGGACGGAAACAGATTTCATCCTTACAATTTTATTCCGCACCAGTGTATTATAAAAGGTGATTCAAAAATATTAGCAATTGCGGCAGCTTCTGTTTTAGCAAAAAATTACAGAGACAAATTAATGATGGAATTGCACCATGAATTTCCGGAATATGGCTGGAATACCAACTTTGGATATGCCACAAAATACCATCAGCAGGCACTTGTAAAATATGGCCCTACTTTGCATCACAGACGGTCTTTCAGGTTGAAATATGATTAA
- the tamL gene encoding translocation and assembly module lipoprotein TamL: MKNKLNIYCKYFLVSGMTATIISCSNTKFLKDGQLLYTGAEVKVESDSLTKKEKSALQSALEENLTPKPNSSFLGLRPKLYAYNATKEPKKEKGLRYWLKYKFGEEPVLLGDVDREFNKDIIVNYSENKGYFNAKAKYDTISKNKKAQVIYTLNPGGRYLISNVKFPADSSLINQEIQILKEKSLLKAGNPFDLDVIKAERQRIDDGLKDKGFYYFNPDNIIVQADSTVSKNHKVEMIVKLKDNTPKLATEQFTIDKVVVFPNYNLRDAKNGLYNIPMTEDSLKGYEYNDIYVVDPRKKFKPRMFDRALYFDKGDIYNRKDHNLSLNRLISLGVFKFVKNEFVVSDSLNHKFDAYYILTPRELQSLRLEALGRTNSANYAGSELNLNWTQRNFFRGAEQFKASVYGAFDVQIGGPADAENIFRAGANAQLSIPRIVAPFRFNSSSAFVPRTNIKLGYEFQNRTTLYTLNTFNATFGYQWKENVRKEHELNVIDVSLIDPANVTPKFVERAKNNPYLQRITDQQLIFGPTYSYTYSTTMLPQKNTFYYKGMLDLAGNITGLITGANEKEGKQKNIFGVPFSQYAKIENDVRFYHKFTEKTSLATRLIAGVALPYGNSKYIPFSRQFFVGGSNSIRAFRARTLGPGSYDPRTQENGFVFDQAGDVKLELNAEYRANLYKFLNVAAFVDAGNIWLINDEFNTAGENTRPGGKFSKEFLSEVAVGAGVGLRLDFSILILRLDLAMPLRVPYYEKSDRWVLDRINFGDSSWRRDNLILNIAIGYPF; encoded by the coding sequence ATGAAAAACAAACTCAATATATACTGTAAATATTTTTTGGTTTCAGGGATGACTGCGACGATTATTTCCTGCAGCAACACCAAATTTCTAAAAGACGGCCAGCTTCTGTACACCGGAGCAGAAGTAAAAGTAGAAAGTGATTCTTTAACCAAGAAAGAAAAATCCGCACTGCAATCAGCTTTGGAAGAAAATCTTACGCCAAAACCGAACTCTTCATTCTTGGGTTTAAGACCAAAACTGTACGCTTACAATGCGACCAAAGAACCGAAGAAAGAAAAAGGTTTGAGATACTGGCTGAAATATAAATTTGGGGAAGAACCTGTTTTGCTCGGCGATGTTGACAGAGAATTCAATAAAGATATCATCGTCAATTATTCTGAAAACAAAGGTTATTTCAATGCTAAAGCGAAATACGATACCATTTCAAAAAATAAAAAAGCGCAGGTTATTTATACATTGAACCCTGGCGGAAGATACTTAATCAGCAATGTAAAATTTCCTGCAGATTCCAGTTTAATCAATCAGGAAATTCAGATTTTAAAGGAGAAATCATTACTGAAAGCCGGAAATCCTTTTGACCTCGACGTGATTAAAGCGGAAAGACAGAGAATTGATGACGGTTTAAAAGATAAAGGTTTCTATTACTTCAACCCCGATAACATCATCGTTCAGGCAGACAGCACCGTCAGCAAAAATCATAAAGTGGAAATGATTGTCAAATTAAAGGACAACACTCCAAAACTGGCGACAGAGCAGTTTACGATTGATAAAGTCGTGGTTTTCCCAAATTATAATCTTCGTGATGCCAAAAACGGACTGTACAATATTCCGATGACTGAAGATTCACTGAAAGGCTATGAATACAACGATATTTACGTCGTGGATCCCAGGAAGAAATTCAAACCGAGAATGTTTGACCGTGCGTTGTATTTTGACAAAGGCGATATTTACAACAGAAAAGACCACAATTTGTCACTGAACAGACTCATCAGTTTAGGCGTTTTTAAATTTGTTAAAAATGAATTTGTGGTTTCGGATTCTTTAAATCATAAATTCGATGCCTACTATATTTTAACGCCACGAGAACTTCAGTCTTTGCGTCTGGAAGCTTTAGGTAGAACCAACTCTGCCAATTACGCGGGAAGTGAATTAAATTTAAACTGGACTCAAAGAAACTTTTTCCGAGGAGCAGAACAGTTTAAAGCCTCTGTTTATGGTGCTTTTGACGTCCAGATTGGAGGCCCTGCAGATGCAGAAAATATTTTCAGAGCGGGAGCGAATGCTCAGCTTTCCATTCCAAGAATTGTGGCGCCGTTCCGTTTTAATTCTTCAAGCGCTTTCGTGCCAAGAACCAATATTAAACTGGGATATGAGTTTCAGAACAGAACGACTTTATACACATTGAATACTTTCAATGCGACATTCGGTTATCAGTGGAAAGAAAATGTAAGAAAAGAGCACGAGCTTAATGTAATTGATGTTTCATTGATCGACCCTGCGAATGTTACCCCAAAATTTGTTGAAAGAGCTAAAAACAATCCATATCTGCAGAGAATCACAGACCAACAGCTAATTTTCGGACCGACTTATTCTTATACCTACTCCACCACAATGCTTCCTCAGAAAAATACATTCTATTATAAAGGGATGCTCGATTTGGCGGGAAACATTACCGGATTAATCACCGGTGCAAACGAGAAGGAAGGAAAACAGAAAAATATTTTCGGAGTTCCTTTCAGCCAATATGCGAAGATTGAAAACGATGTCCGTTTCTATCATAAATTTACCGAGAAAACTTCATTAGCTACGAGACTAATTGCCGGAGTTGCGCTTCCTTACGGAAATTCAAAATACATTCCTTTCTCAAGACAGTTTTTCGTGGGTGGAAGTAACAGTATCAGGGCTTTCAGAGCGAGAACTTTGGGACCCGGCAGCTATGATCCAAGAACACAGGAAAATGGTTTTGTTTTTGATCAGGCAGGTGATGTGAAGCTGGAATTAAATGCAGAATACAGAGCCAATCTATACAAATTTTTAAACGTTGCAGCATTTGTTGACGCAGGAAATATCTGGTTAATCAATGATGAGTTTAATACAGCTGGAGAAAACACAAGACCTGGCGGAAAATTTTCCAAAGAATTTTTAAGTGAAGTTGCTGTTGGAGCCGGTGTTGGTTTAAGACTAGACTTTTCAATTTTAATTTTAAGACTAGATTTAGCAATGCCTTTGAGAGTGCCTTACTACGAAAAAAGTGACAGATGGGTACTGGACAGAATCAATTTTGGAGATTCCAGCTGGAGAAGAGATAATTTAATTTTAAATATTGCGATTGGATATCCATTTTAG
- the argS gene encoding arginine--tRNA ligase: MNIKNIIEEKLEEIILNVYQLKDIKLEIQENKTEFEGDFTIVTFPLVKQLKKNPESIGVELGQALTEQTELLESFNVVKGFLNVKVKNQFFVDQFTTVSEQFSTIEKKNETVMVEYSSPNTNKPLHLGHVRNNLLGFSVAQILEEAGYDVIKSQIINDRGIHICKSMLAWEKFGKGETPETNHVKGDKFVGNYYVKFDQEYKKEIAELVEQGISEDQAKKDAPLIKEAQQMLLDWENGDEKVRNLWNEMNSWVYKGFGETYKRLGVDFDQVQYESNTYILGKDLIQEGLDKGILYQKEDGSVWCDLTNEGLDQKLLLRSDGTSVYMTQDLGTAVERFKENNLQKLIYTVGNEQDYHFQVLFKVLKKLGYEWADQLFHLSYGMVELPNGKMKSREGTVVDADELMQDMFDIAKLKSEELGKLENFTEEEKNSNYENIGMGALKYFMLKVDPKKKMLFNPEESIDFNGNTGPFILYTYARIHSLLIKANYMNKPVTEVELNQHEKELIMQLANYKSVVERAAELLSPALVANYLYDLVKTYNSFYQSNVILKLEDENLKQFRLNLSNLTALTIKKSLSLLGIGTVNRM; the protein is encoded by the coding sequence ATGAATATTAAAAATATTATAGAAGAGAAACTGGAAGAGATTATTCTTAACGTCTATCAGTTGAAAGATATAAAACTTGAAATTCAGGAGAATAAAACTGAGTTTGAAGGCGATTTTACCATTGTTACTTTTCCTTTGGTGAAACAGTTGAAGAAAAACCCTGAAAGCATTGGGGTAGAATTGGGACAGGCATTGACTGAGCAAACCGAATTACTGGAAAGTTTCAATGTGGTGAAAGGATTTTTAAATGTGAAAGTTAAAAATCAGTTTTTTGTTGATCAGTTTACAACAGTTTCTGAACAGTTTTCAACTATCGAAAAGAAAAATGAAACCGTAATGGTGGAATATTCTTCGCCGAATACCAACAAACCGCTTCACTTAGGGCATGTCAGAAATAATTTATTAGGTTTTTCTGTGGCTCAGATTCTTGAGGAGGCTGGCTATGATGTGATTAAAAGTCAGATTATCAACGACAGAGGAATTCATATCTGTAAATCGATGTTGGCTTGGGAGAAATTTGGAAAAGGAGAAACTCCGGAAACTAATCATGTGAAAGGTGATAAGTTTGTAGGAAATTACTACGTAAAATTTGATCAGGAATATAAAAAAGAGATTGCTGAATTGGTTGAACAAGGCATTTCCGAAGATCAGGCTAAAAAAGATGCTCCTTTAATAAAAGAAGCTCAACAGATGCTTCTCGATTGGGAAAATGGAGACGAAAAAGTGAGAAATCTCTGGAATGAAATGAATTCATGGGTCTATAAAGGTTTTGGTGAAACTTATAAAAGACTTGGGGTTGATTTCGATCAGGTTCAATATGAAAGTAATACCTATATTTTAGGAAAAGACCTTATTCAGGAAGGTTTGGACAAAGGTATTCTCTATCAGAAAGAAGACGGTTCGGTTTGGTGTGATCTGACAAATGAAGGTTTAGACCAAAAACTTTTACTTCGTTCAGACGGAACTTCCGTGTACATGACTCAGGATTTGGGAACAGCTGTGGAACGTTTTAAAGAAAACAATCTTCAGAAGTTGATTTACACGGTAGGAAACGAACAAGATTACCATTTCCAGGTTTTGTTTAAGGTTTTAAAGAAATTGGGATACGAATGGGCAGATCAGTTATTCCATTTATCTTACGGAATGGTAGAGCTTCCGAACGGAAAAATGAAATCACGTGAAGGAACTGTAGTTGATGCAGATGAATTAATGCAGGACATGTTTGATATTGCCAAACTGAAATCTGAAGAGCTCGGAAAACTTGAAAACTTTACAGAGGAAGAAAAGAACAGCAACTACGAAAATATTGGAATGGGAGCATTAAAATATTTCATGCTGAAAGTTGACCCTAAAAAGAAAATGCTTTTCAATCCTGAAGAAAGTATTGATTTTAACGGAAATACAGGACCATTTATTCTTTATACTTACGCCCGTATTCATTCGCTGTTGATTAAGGCGAACTACATGAACAAACCAGTTACTGAAGTGGAATTGAATCAACATGAAAAAGAATTAATTATGCAGTTGGCAAACTACAAATCTGTAGTTGAAAGAGCAGCTGAATTATTAAGTCCGGCTTTGGTTGCGAACTATCTTTACGACTTGGTAAAAACGTACAACTCATTTTATCAGAGCAATGTTATTTTAAAGCTTGAAGATGAAAATTTAAAACAATTCCGTTTGAATTTATCCAATCTCACGGCACTGACTATAAAAAAATCTTTGTCACTTCTTGGTATAGGAACGGTAAACAGAATGTAA
- a CDS encoding SusD/RagB family nutrient-binding outer membrane lipoprotein: MKKIFLYSSLALVAFVSSCREIDDNISPNNVDPSEISPRQTLTAAQNLVMTAQAGTMNSLSNVWTNTWAGNYYYFGNPLTREYSLDISNTFGTGIWSSSYNAANNLQGIIDKGSALPLHSAIARILKAYQLQYVVDFYGDAPYSEAFKGQNNLTPRYDDDVTIYRALVEEINKAILDIDNTVVNGNTVVTPQEDVIFGGNMANWKKFAKNVKLKLLLRQSKVTTPSVRSYVDAQLQTLATSSTADFYVGDVVINPGYSNKNSATPNPLFSNYGAVNFQGSSLNTNGWRLYKASQYYANSVNGTLYGSTTGDYRGSQIFRRATTSTSAAPQPPSSVVGIRQGGVKPAGSTEWQYSYIGWKFIGSTFDETAPTQIPPQVNPDISNQAIYAMVFQGDTSAGSYIAEVGGAMDGYLALASENQLLLAEAATLYPGIFTFSAQGAYNTAVQNSFAFYKLLPARATNYLNALNNTSVGWNGASNKILAIQYQRFVSLANLRQVETYINFLKTGYPAIPNADNAIFPNKPYRLIYPVSEYTGNSSNVPNVSQAQVFVKNQFTPFWNQN; this comes from the coding sequence ATGAAAAAAATATTTTTATATTCATCACTGGCACTTGTTGCTTTTGTATCTTCTTGTAGAGAGATTGATGATAATATATCTCCAAATAATGTTGATCCTTCAGAAATTTCTCCAAGACAAACTTTAACTGCCGCTCAGAATTTAGTAATGACCGCGCAGGCTGGAACAATGAATTCACTTTCAAATGTATGGACCAATACTTGGGCAGGTAATTATTATTACTTTGGAAATCCATTGACTAGAGAGTATTCTCTTGATATTAGTAATACTTTTGGTACAGGTATTTGGTCTAGTAGCTATAATGCTGCTAATAATTTGCAAGGTATCATAGATAAGGGATCTGCTTTGCCATTACATTCGGCAATTGCTAGAATTCTAAAAGCTTATCAGTTGCAGTATGTAGTTGATTTTTATGGTGATGCACCTTATTCTGAAGCGTTTAAAGGGCAGAATAACCTAACACCGAGATATGACGATGACGTTACAATCTATAGAGCTTTAGTAGAGGAAATTAACAAAGCAATTTTAGATATAGATAATACAGTTGTTAATGGTAATACAGTAGTTACTCCACAGGAAGATGTAATTTTTGGAGGTAATATGGCTAACTGGAAGAAGTTTGCTAAAAACGTAAAGTTAAAATTACTTTTAAGACAATCAAAAGTTACCACCCCATCGGTTAGAAGTTATGTTGATGCACAACTTCAGACATTAGCTACTTCTTCTACAGCAGATTTTTACGTTGGAGATGTTGTAATTAACCCCGGTTATAGCAATAAAAATTCAGCTACACCAAATCCATTGTTTAGTAACTACGGAGCTGTTAACTTTCAGGGATCTTCTTTGAATACAAATGGCTGGAGATTATACAAAGCTTCTCAGTATTATGCTAACTCTGTTAATGGGACATTGTATGGATCTACTACAGGTGATTATCGTGGAAGTCAAATATTTAGAAGAGCAACAACTTCAACTTCTGCTGCTCCACAACCACCAAGCAGCGTTGTTGGTATTCGTCAGGGTGGTGTTAAACCAGCGGGTAGCACTGAGTGGCAATATTCATATATTGGATGGAAGTTTATCGGAAGTACATTTGACGAAACTGCTCCTACGCAAATTCCACCACAAGTAAATCCTGACATCAGCAATCAGGCGATTTATGCGATGGTTTTCCAAGGTGATACTTCTGCGGGATCTTATATTGCAGAAGTTGGCGGTGCTATGGATGGTTATTTAGCTTTGGCATCAGAGAATCAGTTATTGCTTGCCGAAGCTGCAACTCTGTATCCTGGAATCTTTACGTTTAGTGCACAAGGTGCTTATAATACAGCTGTTCAAAATTCATTTGCTTTCTACAAATTATTACCAGCAAGAGCAACAAATTATCTAAATGCATTAAACAATACCTCAGTAGGTTGGAATGGTGCATCAAATAAAATTCTTGCTATTCAGTACCAGAGATTTGTATCTTTAGCAAATTTGAGACAGGTTGAAACATATATCAACTTCTTAAAAACAGGTTATCCGGCAATTCCAAATGCAGATAATGCAATTTTTCCTAACAAGCCGTACAGATTGATTTATCCTGTTTCTGAATATACTGGTAATTCATCAAATGTACCAAATGTAAGTCAGGCTCAGGTATTCGTTAAAAATCAGTTTACTCCATTCTGGAATCAGAACTAA
- a CDS encoding SusC/RagA family TonB-linked outer membrane protein, translated as MKKLTASVLLVVLSSSVSLVNAQQGTNDTIPKETQIGEVVITGALGITKKADAQTAAVQVVSSDQITAASNPNAVLALQGKVSGVTITNTNSSVTGTPKIQIRGMRSLTGNNNALVVIDNVISSAAALNQLAPELIESMNILKGSQAAALYGSDGVNGVVLVNTKKGSKGRMRVTYNGSLDFETVLNTPERQRLYGQGWYGGKVNVENGSWGAPFNGPLGGQTVPYGIPLADVNGDGLIEVNIDDNTPTPDESSSIMSTYAPYGRNNVKDFFQTGTVMQNGVTANIGDENSYLLMSVDHLQREFVVADDKLKRLSAFMKAGTKFKKWSFDAIVNYTRQTTNTTDSGLYEDLLMSSVDVPITKFRDYPDNGYAWNIYYQNPYWAIKHQRFNTTTDRLNLVGSVGYKVNKNIDLLYRSNLQYVGAFSNQWNDGWSSAINTAPAAITSSYFQSNSSQNRYYGDLLVNFNYDLTDDINMKLNVGHNFQNFAYNTTSAGGSGIIIPGLYQVWNLSNPSNPYGLDNQRGSYNSHAVFGNLDLGYKDYLYLTATARNEWNSVLSKDERSYFFPSVGVSFIPTKAFEFGGNALSYMKVYGNISGTANSSSVGAYSIRNYFGLGSGFPFTANGGLSFVNPTGQTSANIRAEKVSKKEIGLSLGFWNNRVLLNGAVYQDDTTDMITDTNTSISSGISTLRTNIGKLRNRGLDADITVTPLKSQDFKWDVGANLTTYSMEVLEVTPDTDRVAIGGTTLVGVYAVKGMKGLQLMGSDFVRDDQGRIIVDRSTGRPTVTSDLKNLGTTNPRYLWGFNTNLTYKGFKLTATADWRIGGKMTTEILQNMAFSGNLPQSGSFNREEGFIMPNSSYLVNGQYVANNDVFYTIAGVTGNPKYDGVEYYYQNQFNTVGSNHVFSGSYFKLREVSLSYTFSADMLRNSGLSGITLGVHARNPFVQYAKSNRNFADPETSTGTGNAQGYAGVSQYPSIKSYGFSVNVNF; from the coding sequence ATGAAGAAATTAACAGCAAGTGTTCTACTGGTAGTTTTGTCATCATCCGTGTCTTTAGTTAACGCTCAGCAAGGGACCAATGATACAATTCCAAAAGAAACACAGATTGGTGAGGTAGTTATTACTGGAGCCCTAGGTATTACAAAGAAAGCTGACGCGCAAACAGCTGCTGTACAGGTTGTTAGTAGTGATCAGATTACTGCTGCATCTAACCCGAATGCAGTGTTGGCTCTTCAGGGTAAGGTTTCTGGTGTGACTATTACAAATACTAACAGTAGTGTAACTGGTACTCCAAAGATTCAAATTAGAGGAATGAGATCTCTTACAGGTAACAATAATGCTTTGGTTGTTATTGATAATGTAATTTCTTCCGCTGCTGCACTAAATCAGTTGGCACCAGAACTAATTGAATCAATGAATATCCTTAAAGGATCTCAAGCAGCTGCATTGTATGGATCTGATGGTGTGAATGGTGTTGTACTAGTTAATACGAAGAAGGGGAGTAAAGGACGAATGAGAGTGACTTACAATGGTTCTCTGGACTTTGAGACGGTGTTAAATACTCCAGAAAGACAGAGACTATACGGACAAGGTTGGTATGGAGGTAAAGTGAATGTTGAAAACGGTTCGTGGGGTGCACCATTTAATGGTCCTTTGGGTGGACAAACTGTACCCTATGGTATTCCTTTGGCTGATGTTAATGGAGATGGTTTAATTGAAGTTAATATTGATGATAATACGCCAACACCAGATGAATCTTCATCAATTATGTCAACCTATGCTCCTTATGGAAGAAATAACGTCAAAGATTTCTTTCAGACAGGTACAGTAATGCAAAATGGTGTAACTGCTAATATAGGTGATGAAAATAGCTATTTATTGATGTCAGTGGATCACTTGCAACGAGAATTCGTTGTGGCTGATGACAAGCTGAAAAGATTATCTGCCTTTATGAAAGCGGGAACTAAATTTAAAAAATGGAGTTTTGATGCAATCGTGAACTATACACGTCAAACAACAAATACCACTGATAGTGGTCTTTATGAAGATTTGTTGATGTCATCTGTTGATGTTCCCATCACTAAATTTAGAGACTATCCCGATAATGGATATGCATGGAATATCTACTACCAAAATCCATATTGGGCTATAAAACATCAAAGATTTAACACGACAACTGACAGATTGAATTTAGTCGGTAGTGTGGGATATAAGGTAAATAAAAATATTGATTTACTATACAGATCAAATTTACAGTATGTTGGTGCATTTAGCAATCAGTGGAATGATGGCTGGTCTAGTGCGATTAATACCGCACCTGCTGCTATCACATCTTCATATTTTCAGTCAAATTCAAGTCAAAATAGATATTATGGTGATTTATTAGTTAATTTTAATTATGATCTTACCGATGATATCAATATGAAACTTAATGTAGGGCATAACTTCCAAAATTTTGCTTATAATACCACAAGTGCAGGTGGTAGTGGAATAATTATTCCAGGTTTATACCAGGTTTGGAATTTATCAAATCCTTCAAATCCTTATGGTCTTGATAATCAAAGAGGTTCTTACAACTCCCATGCTGTTTTCGGAAATTTAGATTTAGGATACAAAGATTACTTATACTTAACTGCAACAGCGAGAAATGAGTGGAATTCAGTTCTTTCAAAAGATGAAAGAAGTTACTTCTTCCCTTCTGTAGGTGTGAGTTTTATTCCTACAAAGGCGTTTGAGTTTGGAGGAAACGCTTTAAGCTATATGAAAGTATACGGAAACATAAGTGGAACCGCAAACTCTTCATCAGTAGGAGCATATAGTATTAGAAATTACTTTGGTCTTGGAAGTGGTTTTCCTTTTACAGCTAACGGTGGTTTAAGTTTCGTAAACCCTACTGGACAGACATCTGCTAATATTAGAGCTGAAAAAGTTTCTAAAAAAGAAATTGGTTTATCATTAGGATTTTGGAATAATAGAGTTTTATTAAATGGTGCTGTTTATCAAGACGATACTACAGATATGATCACTGATACAAATACTTCAATCTCTTCAGGTATTTCAACATTAAGAACAAATATTGGTAAGCTGAGAAATAGAGGTCTTGATGCAGATATTACTGTAACACCATTAAAAAGCCAAGATTTCAAATGGGATGTGGGTGCCAACTTAACAACTTACAGCATGGAAGTTCTTGAAGTCACTCCTGACACAGATAGAGTGGCTATTGGAGGTACTACATTAGTGGGAGTATACGCAGTAAAAGGCATGAAGGGTCTGCAGCTTATGGGCTCTGACTTTGTTCGTGATGACCAAGGTAGAATTATTGTAGATCGTTCCACAGGTAGACCAACGGTTACTTCAGATTTGAAGAATTTAGGTACTACAAATCCAAGATATCTTTGGGGCTTCAATACAAACTTAACTTATAAAGGTTTTAAACTTACAGCAACTGCTGACTGGAGAATAGGAGGAAAGATGACCACCGAAATTCTGCAAAATATGGCGTTTAGTGGAAATTTACCTCAAAGTGGAAGCTTTAACAGAGAAGAAGGATTTATTATGCCAAATTCATCGTATTTGGTAAATGGGCAGTATGTTGCCAACAATGACGTATTTTATACAATTGCTGGTGTCACAGGTAATCCTAAATATGACGGTGTCGAGTATTACTATCAAAATCAGTTTAATACAGTAGGATCAAATCATGTATTTTCAGGGTCTTATTTTAAACTTCGAGAAGTATCTTTATCCTACACATTCTCCGCAGATATGCTTAGAAACAGTGGATTAAGTGGTATTACATTAGGAGTACATGCAAGAAATCCATTTGTACAATATGCAAAATCTAACAGAAATTTTGCAGATCCTGAGACTTCAACAGGTACAGGTAATGCTCAAGGATACGCAGGAGTATCTCAATACCCATCTATTAAATCTTACGGATTTAGTGTAAATGTTAATTTTTAA
- a CDS encoding YihY/virulence factor BrkB family protein, with protein MLKELKFFWETVKETFTEYNSSSASNDSASLAYYAIFSIPGLLIIIIWLAGYFFGEEAIRGQISTQISGMMGADAAKSVEEMIAGALIDKENIFMKIVGIGSLVFGATTLFFQLQRSLNNLWDVEAAPKKALVKFLLDRANSLGMILILGFLLVITMVLTLVISILNDFIARTIGLETYYIIEIINFAVGFGVTTLLFALMYKVLPDVEISWKSVWKGAMLTSVLFTLGKFLLSLYFSEFKPTSAFGTAGTIILVMLWINYSCLMIFFGAEFTKVYTYKKGYRIAPSKHAKWSSAKLYKDSQVKNETPAV; from the coding sequence ATGCTAAAAGAATTAAAATTTTTCTGGGAAACCGTCAAAGAAACATTTACTGAATACAACAGTTCATCTGCCTCCAATGATTCGGCGAGTCTGGCTTATTATGCTATTTTTTCCATTCCTGGATTGTTGATTATTATCATTTGGCTTGCAGGATATTTCTTTGGTGAAGAAGCAATTCGCGGACAGATAAGCACTCAGATCAGTGGAATGATGGGTGCAGATGCCGCAAAAAGCGTGGAAGAGATGATTGCCGGTGCACTCATTGATAAAGAAAATATTTTTATGAAAATTGTAGGTATCGGATCGTTGGTTTTTGGTGCAACAACATTATTTTTCCAGTTACAGCGATCATTAAATAATCTTTGGGATGTAGAAGCTGCTCCTAAAAAGGCTCTGGTAAAATTTTTACTGGATAGAGCCAACTCCTTGGGAATGATTCTTATTTTAGGGTTTTTGCTTGTGATCACTATGGTTCTGACCTTAGTAATCAGTATCTTAAATGATTTTATTGCCAGAACAATTGGTTTGGAAACGTACTATATTATTGAAATTATCAACTTTGCAGTAGGTTTTGGAGTTACGACACTGTTGTTTGCATTGATGTATAAAGTTTTACCTGACGTAGAAATCAGTTGGAAATCAGTTTGGAAAGGGGCAATGCTGACTTCCGTTTTGTTTACTTTAGGGAAGTTTCTACTGAGTTTATACTTCAGCGAATTTAAACCAACATCAGCATTTGGTACCGCAGGAACCATCATCTTAGTAATGCTTTGGATCAATTATTCCTGTCTAATGATTTTCTTCGGAGCCGAATTTACAAAGGTGTATACTTACAAAAAAGGCTACAGAATAGCGCCATCAAAACACGCCAAATGGAGCAGCGCAAAATTGTATAAAGACAGTCAGGTCAAAAATGAAACTCCGGCAGTGTAA